A genomic segment from Nicotiana tabacum cultivar K326 chromosome 7, ASM71507v2, whole genome shotgun sequence encodes:
- the LOC142162118 gene encoding uncharacterized protein LOC142162118, with translation MESMGKRLQQLESQQHDYKNAELSRSEDSKLPEVEGDVGKLQKTHNTVALYTAAGTSKQVSKKPYNNVNLNTVFDKPFTSKKPREAIVIAPQTSTYANSLHHNKKVYNHITQTYIENIYKIQTFLNLNPRSTTTTDPTQDYVTQKLQGYNRLIAQPKTKANLVKTCYNYGLLSTVYTHDGEEIIGIPELYKAFVTFKRITKGNLFFIKFYTAPAEILYDEIKPIIQVIKIGLTRDMIIPEEIEKQPEIQKMEIPSFYANKRIIGIATIIQELANNYLQGNAIWSYYSRDQMA, from the coding sequence atggagagtatgggaaaaagattacaacagctagaaagtcagcagcatgactataaaaatgcggagctaagtcgatcggaagactctaaacttccagaggtagaaggagacgttgggaaactccaaaaaacccataacacagttgctttatatacagctgcaggtacaagcaaacaagttagcaaaaagccatataacaatgtaaacctaaataccgtatttgataagccatttacatcaaaaaagccaagagaagcaatagttatagccccacaaacttcaacctatgctaatagcctacaccacaacaaaaaggtatataaccatattactcaaacatatattgagaatatatataaaatccagacatttctgaacctaaaccctagatcaacaactactacggatccaacacaagattatgtaacccaaaaactacagggatataataggcttatagcccagccaaaaacaaaagcaaacctagtaaaaacatgttacaactacggactacttagcacagtatatacccatgacggagaagaaataattggaataccagagctatacaaagcatttgtcaccttcaagagaattacaaaaggcaacctattcttcatcaaattctatacagcaccagcggaaatactatatgatgaaataaaacccataatacaggtgataaagataggactaacacgagatatgataataccggaagagatagagaaacaaccagagatacagaaaatggagataccaagtttctatgctaataaaagaataattggtatagcaactattattcaagaactagctaacaattatctacaaggaaatgctatctggagctactattccagagacca
- the LOC142162116 gene encoding uncharacterized protein LOC142162116, with the protein MESMGKRLQQLESQQHDYKNAELSRSEDSKLPEVEGDVGKLQKTHNTVALYTAAGTSKQVSKKAYNNVNLNTVFDKPFTSKKPREAIVIAPQTSTYANSLHHNKKVYNHITQTYNENIYKIQTFLNLNPRSTTTTDPTQDYVTQKLHGYNRLIAQPKTKANLVKTCYNYGLLSTVYTHDREEIIGIPELYKAFVTFKRITKGNLFFIKFYTAPAEILYDEIKSIIQVIKIGLTRDMIIPEEIEKQPEIQKMEIPSFYANKRIIGIATIIQELANNYLQGNAIWSYYSRDH; encoded by the exons atggagagtatgggaaaaagattacaacagctagaaagtcagcagcatgactataaaaatgcggagctaagtcgatcggaagactctaaacttccagaggtagaaggagacgttgggaaactccaaaaaacccataacacagttgctttatatacagctgcaggtacaagcaaacaagttagcaaaaaggCATATAacaatgtaaacctaaataccgtatttgataagccatttacatcaaaaaagccaagagaagcaatagttatagccccacaaacttcaacctatgctaatagcctacaccacaacaaaaaggtatataaccatattactcaaacatataatgagaatatatataaaatccagacatttctgaacctaaaccctagatcaacaactacgacagatccaacacaagattatgtaacccaaaaactacatggatataataggcttatagcccagccaaaaacaaaagcaaacctagtaaaaacatgttacaactacggactacttagcacagtatatacccatgacagagaagaaataattggaataccagagctatacaaagcatttgtcaccttcaagagaattacaaaaggcaacctattcttcatcaaattctatacagcaccagcggaaatactatatgatgaaataaaatccataatacaggtgataaagataggactaacacgagatatgataataccagaagagatagagaaacaacccgagatacagaaaatggagataccaagtttctatgctaataaaagaataattggtatagcaactattattcaagaactagctaacaattatctacaaggaaatgctatctggagctactattccagagacca CTAA
- the LOC142162117 gene encoding uncharacterized protein LOC142162117: MESMGKRLQQLESQQHDYKNAELSRSEDSKLPEVEGDVGKLQKTHNTVALYTAAGTSKQVSKKAYNNVNLNTVFDKPFTSKKPREAIVIAPQTSTYANSLHHNKKVYNHITQTYNENIYKIQTFLNLNPRSTTTTDPTQDYVTQKLHGYNRLIAQPKTKANLVKTCYNYGLLSTVYTHDREEIIGIPELYKAFVTFKRITKGNLFFIKFYTAPAEILYDEIKSIIQVIKIGLTRDMIIPEEIEKQPEIQKMEIPSFYANKRIIGIATIIQELANNYLQGNAIWSYYSRDQM, from the exons atggagagtatgggaaaaagattacaacagctagaaagtcagcagcatgactataaaaatgcggagctaagtcgatcggaagactctaaacttccagaggtagaaggagacgttgggaaactccaaaaaacccataacacagttgctttatatacagctgcaggtacaagcaaacaagttagcaaaaaggCATATAacaatgtaaacctaaataccgtatttgataagccatttacatcaaaaaagccaagagaagcaatagttatagccccacaaacttcaacctatgctaatagcctacaccacaacaaaaaggtatataaccatattactcaaacatataatgagaatatatataaaatccagacatttctgaacctaaaccctagatcaacaactacgacagatccaacacaagattatgtaacccaaaaactacatggatataataggcttatagcccagccaaaaacaaaagcaaacctagtaaaaacatgttacaactacggactacttagcacagtatatacccatgacagagaagaaataattggaataccagagctatacaaagcatttgtcaccttcaagagaattacaaaaggcaacctattcttcatcaaattctatacagcaccagcggaaatactatatgatgaaataaaatccataatacaggtgataaagataggactaacacgagatatgataataccagaagagatagagaaacaacccgagatacagaaaatggagataccaagtttctatgctaataaaagaataattggtatagcaactattattcaagaactagctaacaattatctacaaggaaatgctatctggagctactattccagagacca aatgtaa